In Streptomyces pluripotens, the genomic window GGAGTAGGGCGCAGGGCGCCCGCCGGAAACGGGTCAGGTCGGGTGGCGGGACCGGCGGAGATGGGCTAGGCCGTGGGACGGGACCATCGTGATCCACCCGTTAGAGATCGGTGGGCAACCGTTTCCCTTCGCCGCACGTCCAGTTGAGCGAGAGGACAGGTGGGCCTCCGATCCAGGAGGGTCTGCCCGTCTAGCCCTTGGGATGCCCGGCCATTCCGATGGCGTACAAAGTCCCACCGCCCGGTTGCCCCACTCTTTCGTACCCCCCCTAGACTGAGCTTCCAGCACAGGTGGCTACACGCTCGAAAGGCGCCCCCGTGTCCATCGGCAACTCCCCTGAAGACGAGCGTCCGTTCCCAGACGAGTCCCAGGAAGCCCGACCCTCCGTGGGCCGCGCCCTGCAGCAGGCGCGGATCTCGGCCGGGCTCACCGTGGGCGACGTCAGTAGCGCCACTCGTGTCCGTATCGGCATCGTGCACGCCATCGAGGCGGACGACTTCGCCCCTTGTGGCGGAGACGTCTACGCCCGCGGGCACATCCGCACGCTGGCCAGGGCCGTGCATCTTGCCCCCGAGCCACTGATCGCGCAGTTCGACGCCGAACACGGCGGCCGTCCCGCGCCCACCCCGGCCGCACCCCTGTTCGAGGCGGAGCGGATCCGCCCCGAGCGGCGCGGCCCGAACTGGACCGCGGCGATGGTCGCCGCGATCGTCGTCGTGATCGGCTTCGTCGGCTTCACCGCGTTCAAGAGCGGTGACGGCGGTGACGGAAAGTCGTCGGTCGCCAAGGGCGCCACGCCCGCCGCCAGCAAGACGGCCTCGCCCGAGCCGAAGAAGGCCAAGCCCACCCTGTCGACCGGGGAACCCACCGACAGCGCCATCGCCGCAGCGCCCCAGGACAAGGTGACCGTCCGGGTCAGCGCGGCGAACGGGCGTAGCTGGATCTCGGCCAAGGACCACAACGGCCGGATGCTCTTCGACGGGCTACTGAAGAAGGGTGAGTCCAAGACCTTCCAGGACAGTTCCAAGATCAACCTGATCCTCGGTGACGCGGGTGCCATCCAGCTCTACGTCAACGGCAAGAAGATCCAGGATGACTTCCAGCCGGGCGCGGTCGAGCGCCTGACGTATACCAAGGGTGACCCCGAGGTCGGATGAGGGGCCCCGCGGAACGCGGGCACGACGGGGTTCGCCAAGATCGGCCAACCCCGTCGACATGGGCCGTCGGTGAGACAAAGTAGTCTTGAGCTCATGCCTGAACGCCGTACCGTCGCACTGGTCACTCTCGGCTGCGCCCGTAACGAGGTGGACTCCGAGGAGCTCGCAGGCCGTTTGGAGGCGGACGGCTGGCAACTTGTCGAGGACGCCGCGGACGCCGACGTCGCCGTGGTCAACACGTGTGGCTTCGTCGAAGCCGCGAAGAAGGACTCCGTCGACGCCCTGCTGGAGGCCAACGACCTCAAGGATCATGGCAGA contains:
- a CDS encoding helix-turn-helix domain-containing protein, whose translation is MSIGNSPEDERPFPDESQEARPSVGRALQQARISAGLTVGDVSSATRVRIGIVHAIEADDFAPCGGDVYARGHIRTLARAVHLAPEPLIAQFDAEHGGRPAPTPAAPLFEAERIRPERRGPNWTAAMVAAIVVVIGFVGFTAFKSGDGGDGKSSVAKGATPAASKTASPEPKKAKPTLSTGEPTDSAIAAAPQDKVTVRVSAANGRSWISAKDHNGRMLFDGLLKKGESKTFQDSSKINLILGDAGAIQLYVNGKKIQDDFQPGAVERLTYTKGDPEVG